Proteins from a single region of Apostichopus japonicus isolate 1M-3 chromosome 21, ASM3797524v1, whole genome shotgun sequence:
- the LOC139963121 gene encoding xaa-Pro aminopeptidase 1-like isoform X3, translated as MEKLATCLIAFAVLHLVTSSPIEAGHDVNIALPKQRVRRQDESVRDCTAVPPTYPETTVMTDQQLLNLRVYMDQNDIEAYIIPSEDAHQSEYIAEADERRRFVSGFDGSAGLAIVTTNRAAVWVDGRYFLQAKMQLDCNWVSQEIGEPNVPSPADWLLAESTDEGLGASLSNGAKVGFDPTLLSISTYFSYNETFEASDRGIMLQSIEENLVDSVWVDMEGEKPAYPGDELLILEHEYTGRTWEEKIFDTSAGYDTIRELMAEKDADALIVTKLDEIAWIFNLRGADIPYNPMFISYAIIETDAIKLYLYDMTTRAVQEIEDHLKQGSCTPTANCITINDYSAFLADLEDIGSTKKVWHSDTGSYAIYERVAEDNRIMEASPILLMKARKNPTEMEGLRQACKKDSISLCELFGWIQEKVDAMTDEQATTGDLTYLSELIIEDEAYKVRERWGHEFTGHSFKSISAFAEHGAIIHYSSSETTDVPVTKQGTYMLDSGSQFKDGTTDITRTLHYGTPTAFEKEAYTRVLMGHIDLVNTNFRSGVYGRDIDAIAREPLWSNGLDYRHGTGHGIGHFLNVHEGPINIGNYPGEQPMQTGVFLSDEPGYYEDGSFGIRLENDMIVVDAVTDHSFSTYEYMTFEMLSLVPFDPNLIDFTMLSPAQIDWYNAYNKQIRAEVGPELTDRGREWMEANTEPIEYTFSLNPSSGNAVSISVLLASTCLIIANLFNLY; from the exons TTCTTCATCTGGTGACATCATCACCTATCGAAGCTGGACATGATGTGAACATTGCTCTCCCTAAACAGAGAGTTCGTCGACAAGATGAGAGTGTGAGGGACTGTACTGCCGTTCCACCG ACTTATCCAGAAACAACTGTAATGACAGATCAGCAATTACTCAATCTTAGGGTATACATGGATCAAAACGATATTGAAGCTTACATCATTCCATCTGAAGATGCCCATCAG AGTGAATATATTGCCGAGGCCGATGAAAGAAGACGGTTTGTGTCGGGATTTGATGGGTCAGCTG GTCTTGCCATCGTGACAACTAACCGTGCTGCTGTATGGGTGGACGGCAGATATTTTCTACAAGCCAAGATGCAGCTGGATTGCAACTGGGTCTCTCAGGAGATTG GGGAACCAAACGTTCCATCCCCTGCCGACTGGCTTCTGGCAGAAAGCACAGACGAAGGTCTTGGAGCAAGTCTTTCAAATGGAGCCAAAGTTGGATTTGATCCCACCCTGCTCTCTattt CTACTTACTTTTCTTACAACGAGACTTTTGAGGCATCCGACCGAGGCATCATGCTGCAATCTATTGAAGAAAATTTGGTGGATAGTGTTTGGGTggatatggaaggtgaaaaacCAGCTTACCCAGGGGACGAGCTCCTAATTTTAGAGCATGAGTATACCGGACGGACTTGGGAGGAAAAGATCTTTGATACTTCTGCTGGGTATGATACGATAAGAGAGTTAATGGCAGAAAAAGATGCCGATGCTCTCATTGTTACCAAACTGGACGAGATTGCTT GGATATTCAACTTGAGAGGAGCTGATATTCCATACAACCCAATGTTTATTTCATATGCCATCATCGAAACAGATGCCATAAA ATTGTACTTGTATGACATGACAACTCGTGCTGTTCAAGAGATTGAGGATCATCTCAAGCAAGGCTCTTGCACTCCGACAG cAAATTGTATCACAATTAATGACTATAGTGCCTTCTTGGCGGACTTGGAGGATATTGGTAGCACGAAGAAGGTATGGCACAGTGATACTGGAAGTTATGCCATCTACGAGAGAGTGGCAGAG GATAATCGAATCATGGAAGCTTCTCCCATCTTACTGATGAAAGCCAGAAAGAATCCCACAGAAATGGAAGGTCTCAGGCAGGCCTGC AAGAAAGACTCTATCTCTCTTTGTGAACTGTTTGGCTGGATTCAAGAAAAAGTTGATGCCATGACC GATGAACAAGCTACCACCGGTGATCTTACCTACTTGAGCGAACTAATAATTGAAGATGAAGCCTATAAAGTCCGGGAAAG GTGGGGCCATGAGTTTACCGGTCATAGTTTCAAATCAATTTCAGCTTTTGCTGAACATGGCGCCATCATTCATTATTC ATCATCTGAAACCACTGACGTACCAGTCACTAAACAAGGAACATACATGCTGGATTCCGGATCTCAATTCAA GGATGGAACCACCGACATAACTCGTACTTTGCACTATGGTACACCGACTGCTTTCGAAAAG GAAGCCTATACAAGAGTACTTATGGGCCACATTGATTTAGTGAATACAAACTTCAGAAGCGGTGTGTATG GTCGTGACATTGATGCCATTGCCAGGGAACCTTTGTGGAGCAACGGCTTAGACTACAGACACGGAACGGGTCACGGTATCGGACATTTCCTGAACGTCCACGAAG GTCCCATTAATATTGGAAACTACCCTGGGGAGCAACCCATGCAAACTGGTGTATTTTTGTCTGACG AACCCGGTTACTACGAAGACGGATCTTTTGGTATCCGACTGGAAAATGACATGATTGTGGTAGATGCTGTCACAGAT CATTCGTTTAGTACATATGAGTACATGACCTTTGAGATGCTCTCTCTGGTGCCCTTTGACCCCAACCTCATCGACTTCACCATGCTCTCTCCAGCTCAG ATCGACTGGTACAATGCTTACAATAAACAAATTCGGGCCGAAGTGGGCCCAGAACTGACGGATAGAGGCAGGGAATGGATGGAAGCCAATACCGAGCCCATCGAGTACACTTTCAGTCTGAATCCCAGCAGTGGCAACGCAGTCTCTATATCAGTACTACTGGCATCGACATGCCTTATTATCGCCAACCTCTTTAATCTGTACTAA
- the LOC139963121 gene encoding xaa-Pro aminopeptidase 1-like isoform X1 gives MEKLATCLIAFAVLHLVTSSPIEAGHDVNIALPKQRVRRQDESVRDCTAVPPTYPETTVMTDQQLLNLRVYMDQNDIEAYIIPSEDAHQSEYIAEADERRRFVSGFDGSAGLAIVTTNRAAVWVDGRYFLQAKMQLDCNWVSQEIGEPNVPSPADWLLAESTDEGLGASLSNGAKVGFDPTLLSISTYFSYNETFEASDRGIMLQSIEENLVDSVWVDMEGEKPAYPGDELLILEHEYTGRTWEEKIFDTSAGYDTIRELMAEKDADALIVTKLDEIAWIFNLRGADIPYNPMFISYAIIETDAIKLYLYDMTTRAVQEIEDHLKQGSCTPTANCITINDYSAFLADLEDIGSTKKVWHSDTGSYAIYERVAEDNRIMEASPILLMKARKNPTEMEGLRQACKKDSISLCELFGWIQEKVDAMTDEQATTGDLTYLSELIIEDEAYKVRERWGHEFTGHSFKSISAFAEHGAIIHYSSSETTDVPVTKQGTYMLDSGSQFKDGTTDITRTLHYGTPTAFEKEAYTRVLMGHIDLVNTNFRSGVYGRDIDAIAREPLWSNGLDYRHGTGHGIGHFLNVHEGPARISIGYRSYEKPMETGMFFSDEPGYYEDGSFGIRLENDMIVVDAVTDHSFSTYEYMTFEMLSLVPFDPNLIDFTMLSPAQIDWYNAYNKQIRAEVGPELTDRGREWMEANTEPIEYTFSLNPSSGNAVSISVLLASTCLIIANLFNLY, from the exons TTCTTCATCTGGTGACATCATCACCTATCGAAGCTGGACATGATGTGAACATTGCTCTCCCTAAACAGAGAGTTCGTCGACAAGATGAGAGTGTGAGGGACTGTACTGCCGTTCCACCG ACTTATCCAGAAACAACTGTAATGACAGATCAGCAATTACTCAATCTTAGGGTATACATGGATCAAAACGATATTGAAGCTTACATCATTCCATCTGAAGATGCCCATCAG AGTGAATATATTGCCGAGGCCGATGAAAGAAGACGGTTTGTGTCGGGATTTGATGGGTCAGCTG GTCTTGCCATCGTGACAACTAACCGTGCTGCTGTATGGGTGGACGGCAGATATTTTCTACAAGCCAAGATGCAGCTGGATTGCAACTGGGTCTCTCAGGAGATTG GGGAACCAAACGTTCCATCCCCTGCCGACTGGCTTCTGGCAGAAAGCACAGACGAAGGTCTTGGAGCAAGTCTTTCAAATGGAGCCAAAGTTGGATTTGATCCCACCCTGCTCTCTattt CTACTTACTTTTCTTACAACGAGACTTTTGAGGCATCCGACCGAGGCATCATGCTGCAATCTATTGAAGAAAATTTGGTGGATAGTGTTTGGGTggatatggaaggtgaaaaacCAGCTTACCCAGGGGACGAGCTCCTAATTTTAGAGCATGAGTATACCGGACGGACTTGGGAGGAAAAGATCTTTGATACTTCTGCTGGGTATGATACGATAAGAGAGTTAATGGCAGAAAAAGATGCCGATGCTCTCATTGTTACCAAACTGGACGAGATTGCTT GGATATTCAACTTGAGAGGAGCTGATATTCCATACAACCCAATGTTTATTTCATATGCCATCATCGAAACAGATGCCATAAA ATTGTACTTGTATGACATGACAACTCGTGCTGTTCAAGAGATTGAGGATCATCTCAAGCAAGGCTCTTGCACTCCGACAG cAAATTGTATCACAATTAATGACTATAGTGCCTTCTTGGCGGACTTGGAGGATATTGGTAGCACGAAGAAGGTATGGCACAGTGATACTGGAAGTTATGCCATCTACGAGAGAGTGGCAGAG GATAATCGAATCATGGAAGCTTCTCCCATCTTACTGATGAAAGCCAGAAAGAATCCCACAGAAATGGAAGGTCTCAGGCAGGCCTGC AAGAAAGACTCTATCTCTCTTTGTGAACTGTTTGGCTGGATTCAAGAAAAAGTTGATGCCATGACC GATGAACAAGCTACCACCGGTGATCTTACCTACTTGAGCGAACTAATAATTGAAGATGAAGCCTATAAAGTCCGGGAAAG GTGGGGCCATGAGTTTACCGGTCATAGTTTCAAATCAATTTCAGCTTTTGCTGAACATGGCGCCATCATTCATTATTC ATCATCTGAAACCACTGACGTACCAGTCACTAAACAAGGAACATACATGCTGGATTCCGGATCTCAATTCAA GGATGGAACCACCGACATAACTCGTACTTTGCACTATGGTACACCGACTGCTTTCGAAAAG GAAGCCTATACAAGAGTACTTATGGGCCACATTGATTTAGTGAATACAAACTTCAGAAGCGGTGTGTATG GTCGTGACATTGATGCCATTGCCAGGGAACCTTTGTGGAGCAACGGCTTAGACTACAGACACGGAACGGGTCACGGTATCGGACATTTCCTGAACGTCCACGAAG GACCTGCTCGCATTAGCATAGGCTACAGGTCGTACGAGAAGCCTATGGAAACAGGAATGTTCTTCTCTGATG AACCCGGTTACTACGAAGACGGATCTTTTGGTATCCGACTGGAAAATGACATGATTGTGGTAGATGCTGTCACAGAT CATTCGTTTAGTACATATGAGTACATGACCTTTGAGATGCTCTCTCTGGTGCCCTTTGACCCCAACCTCATCGACTTCACCATGCTCTCTCCAGCTCAG ATCGACTGGTACAATGCTTACAATAAACAAATTCGGGCCGAAGTGGGCCCAGAACTGACGGATAGAGGCAGGGAATGGATGGAAGCCAATACCGAGCCCATCGAGTACACTTTCAGTCTGAATCCCAGCAGTGGCAACGCAGTCTCTATATCAGTACTACTGGCATCGACATGCCTTATTATCGCCAACCTCTTTAATCTGTACTAA
- the LOC139963121 gene encoding xaa-Pro aminopeptidase 1-like isoform X5: protein MTDQQLLNLRVYMDQNDIEAYIIPSEDAHQSEYIAEADERRRFVSGFDGSAGLAIVTTNRAAVWVDGRYFLQAKMQLDCNWVSQEIGEPNVPSPADWLLAESTDEGLGASLSNGAKVGFDPTLLSISTYFSYNETFEASDRGIMLQSIEENLVDSVWVDMEGEKPAYPGDELLILEHEYTGRTWEEKIFDTSAGYDTIRELMAEKDADALIVTKLDEIAWIFNLRGADIPYNPMFISYAIIETDAIKLYLYDMTTRAVQEIEDHLKQGSCTPTANCITINDYSAFLADLEDIGSTKKVWHSDTGSYAIYERVAEDNRIMEASPILLMKARKNPTEMEGLRQACKKDSISLCELFGWIQEKVDAMTDEQATTGDLTYLSELIIEDEAYKVRERWGHEFTGHSFKSISAFAEHGAIIHYSSSETTDVPVTKQGTYMLDSGSQFKDGTTDITRTLHYGTPTAFEKEAYTRVLMGHIDLVNTNFRSGVYGRDIDAIAREPLWSNGLDYRHGTGHGIGHFLNVHEGPARISIGYRSYEKPMETGMFFSDEPGYYEDGSFGIRLENDMIVVDAVTDHSFSTYEYMTFEMLSLVPFDPNLIDFTMLSPAQIDWYNAYNKQIRAEVGPELTDRGREWMEANTEPIEYTFSLNPSSGNAVSISVLLASTCLIIANLFNLY from the exons ATGACAGATCAGCAATTACTCAATCTTAGGGTATACATGGATCAAAACGATATTGAAGCTTACATCATTCCATCTGAAGATGCCCATCAG AGTGAATATATTGCCGAGGCCGATGAAAGAAGACGGTTTGTGTCGGGATTTGATGGGTCAGCTG GTCTTGCCATCGTGACAACTAACCGTGCTGCTGTATGGGTGGACGGCAGATATTTTCTACAAGCCAAGATGCAGCTGGATTGCAACTGGGTCTCTCAGGAGATTG GGGAACCAAACGTTCCATCCCCTGCCGACTGGCTTCTGGCAGAAAGCACAGACGAAGGTCTTGGAGCAAGTCTTTCAAATGGAGCCAAAGTTGGATTTGATCCCACCCTGCTCTCTattt CTACTTACTTTTCTTACAACGAGACTTTTGAGGCATCCGACCGAGGCATCATGCTGCAATCTATTGAAGAAAATTTGGTGGATAGTGTTTGGGTggatatggaaggtgaaaaacCAGCTTACCCAGGGGACGAGCTCCTAATTTTAGAGCATGAGTATACCGGACGGACTTGGGAGGAAAAGATCTTTGATACTTCTGCTGGGTATGATACGATAAGAGAGTTAATGGCAGAAAAAGATGCCGATGCTCTCATTGTTACCAAACTGGACGAGATTGCTT GGATATTCAACTTGAGAGGAGCTGATATTCCATACAACCCAATGTTTATTTCATATGCCATCATCGAAACAGATGCCATAAA ATTGTACTTGTATGACATGACAACTCGTGCTGTTCAAGAGATTGAGGATCATCTCAAGCAAGGCTCTTGCACTCCGACAG cAAATTGTATCACAATTAATGACTATAGTGCCTTCTTGGCGGACTTGGAGGATATTGGTAGCACGAAGAAGGTATGGCACAGTGATACTGGAAGTTATGCCATCTACGAGAGAGTGGCAGAG GATAATCGAATCATGGAAGCTTCTCCCATCTTACTGATGAAAGCCAGAAAGAATCCCACAGAAATGGAAGGTCTCAGGCAGGCCTGC AAGAAAGACTCTATCTCTCTTTGTGAACTGTTTGGCTGGATTCAAGAAAAAGTTGATGCCATGACC GATGAACAAGCTACCACCGGTGATCTTACCTACTTGAGCGAACTAATAATTGAAGATGAAGCCTATAAAGTCCGGGAAAG GTGGGGCCATGAGTTTACCGGTCATAGTTTCAAATCAATTTCAGCTTTTGCTGAACATGGCGCCATCATTCATTATTC ATCATCTGAAACCACTGACGTACCAGTCACTAAACAAGGAACATACATGCTGGATTCCGGATCTCAATTCAA GGATGGAACCACCGACATAACTCGTACTTTGCACTATGGTACACCGACTGCTTTCGAAAAG GAAGCCTATACAAGAGTACTTATGGGCCACATTGATTTAGTGAATACAAACTTCAGAAGCGGTGTGTATG GTCGTGACATTGATGCCATTGCCAGGGAACCTTTGTGGAGCAACGGCTTAGACTACAGACACGGAACGGGTCACGGTATCGGACATTTCCTGAACGTCCACGAAG GACCTGCTCGCATTAGCATAGGCTACAGGTCGTACGAGAAGCCTATGGAAACAGGAATGTTCTTCTCTGATG AACCCGGTTACTACGAAGACGGATCTTTTGGTATCCGACTGGAAAATGACATGATTGTGGTAGATGCTGTCACAGAT CATTCGTTTAGTACATATGAGTACATGACCTTTGAGATGCTCTCTCTGGTGCCCTTTGACCCCAACCTCATCGACTTCACCATGCTCTCTCCAGCTCAG ATCGACTGGTACAATGCTTACAATAAACAAATTCGGGCCGAAGTGGGCCCAGAACTGACGGATAGAGGCAGGGAATGGATGGAAGCCAATACCGAGCCCATCGAGTACACTTTCAGTCTGAATCCCAGCAGTGGCAACGCAGTCTCTATATCAGTACTACTGGCATCGACATGCCTTATTATCGCCAACCTCTTTAATCTGTACTAA